The Rubripirellula tenax genome contains the following window.
CCCGCTGATCCCGGTCGTTCCCCGACTGACGTGAGCGTAGCCCCTCGTAGATGACCGTAGCCGAATACACAGCGGAATGTGCTCGATGCCAACGCCGACTGGGGTGGCGCATGGCAGCTGCAATCTCTGCGATGTTCGTTGCGATTGGGGCTGCAAACCTGGTCCGACTTTTCGATCCTGCCCTAGCGGACATCGTTGCACCGATCGTGATGTTCGTCGTCGGATTCCCGGTCATGCTCCTTGGCTTCCACCACGCGGATCGAACCTATCTCAGATTCCCGGATTTGATTTGCCCCCACTGTCAAGGCAACCTCTCCCGCGCAAAACACGTTATCATTGCCACTGGAAACTGTCCGTCGTGTGGTCGTCGCGTGCTATCAGACGATGCGATCGGCAATTGAACGGCCATTTACATCAACTGCAAGAAAGCGGGGAACCATCGGTTGCAACGGAGTGGCGGTGGTGACCGTCTTGGCAATGGTTGAATCATTCGCCGCCACCCGCTGAACCGTAACGTTCGCCGACAAAAGGATAGAACATCCATCGACGATTCTAGCAACGTCCGCCCCGAAGATCTTCTCGACACAGTTTGTGATCGCGAGTCCTTCATCGCCTTTGTTGAAGCGTTGGCAAGTGAGCGAGAGCGAGCACAACAGATTGAGCGGGAACACCCAAATCGCTACATCGTGGATGGGGCATTGGGCTGGATGAATGGCGACATTCAATCCTACTTGTACGCATCGCTCGACTACTTCGCCGAAGGACCGCTGAAAGATCCCCCTGCGACTGAGCCGAGCTGGAAAATGCTTGCCGAATTTCTCTGGTGCGGCAAAATCATCGAGTGAACTGTGGATCAACCTCAACGGGAAACGAAGACTGTCGTCGAATTCTTGATGGAGGTCGTTGCGCCAATCGTTGGTTCCATTACGTTTGCTCTTTTTCTGAAATCGTGGTCGCCGCTCCCCACGTGGGCGTGCTTGCTCATTGCACTTCCAGTCGGCACAATACTTGGGTGGGGACTGATGCTTGCCGTCTTCTGGTCAATTGCATCAATCCTTGGGTCACGACAGCGTGACTGCGGCGAACCAAGCGATGAACCGAAGTCGCGGAGTCGTCGTTTTTGACAATGGAAAATCAATCGCCGCGACTCGGTTATCGCGGCCGTTCCGCCATGAAACCAATGCCCGTCATTGGCAATGCTGGAAGTCCAACGCCTGAGTTGACGCTTGCCTGATGGCGCTGACATTGGTCGTTCGTTGGGCAACACGAGACTTGGACTGACGTGATGCTCGCTCGCTGGGCAAACTGATGATTGGATCACTCCGCCACTGCAAACCGAATTGGCGGCTGATGCCGGACGACGTCAACCGATGCCAGCATTGGCGGCGACCGACAACCAACGCCTGACAAATGGCAAAGTACCAAGTGCCGACTGAAAATCGCAGGACGGATTGACCCACGCCATGCGGAGCTTGGTAACATGAGTCCAACGGCGTCCGTTATTCAACGCGTCGCCAATCGTAAGAGGCGGAACAATACGATGCACCACAGTTTACTCGTTGTTGCGTCATGCCAACCGCAACTCAATACCAAGATCACTCCCACTGCCAACTCAAACGAGATCGTCCGTAAACGGGGTGATCGTCAACGTTCCGCCATGAAACCAATGCCCGTCATTGGCAATGCTGGAAGTCCAACGCCTGAGTTGACGCTTGCCTGATGGCGCTGACATTGGTCGTTCGTTGGGCAACACGAGACTTCGACTAACGTGATGCTCGCTCGCTGGGCAAACTGATGATTGGATCACTCCGCCACTGCAAACCGAATTGGCGGCTGATGCCGGACGACGTCAACCGATGCCAGCATTGGCGGCGACCGACAACCAACGCCTGACAAATGGCAACGTACCAAGTGCCGACTGAAAATCGCAGGACGGATTGACCCACGCCATGCGGAGCTTGGTAACATGAGTCCAACGGCGTCCGTTATTCAACGCGTCGCCAATCGTAAGAGGCGGAACAATACGATGCACCACAGTTTACTCGTTGTTGCGTCATGCCAACCGCAACTCGATACCAAGATCACTCCCACTGCCAACTCAAACGAGATGGTCCGTAAACGCGGTGATCGTCAACGTTCTCCGACTGAACACAAATGCAACTCAATCTGCAAACTGACCGCAAGAAGATTCGACTCTACATCGAGCAACGGATTCGAGACTACCCCGACTATGTCAACGAAGGCCCCGGCGACGACGAGGCACCTATCTCGCTGATTACGGCTGCGTACTATGCGGCGCAATCGGGCTACTTCATTCTGGTTTTCGATACGCGCCCAAACGCGGACCCTGACGGTGAATGGACGATCCATCACGCGGAAACTACGATGCTGAATTTCCCGAAATGGGCAACCGTCTACGATGCGGTAGTTGACGGAAAAACGGCGACGATCCGAACCGAAGACGGTGCGTCGATTGTCGCGAAAAACAATGATATTGATCTTGACTTGATTATCGGGCAAACAATTACACGCGTGGTAGAAGAATTGCGCGCGGAGGGCGCTTTCGATTCGTTGCCACTCGCACCTAGGGCATTCATCGTGGTAGAGGAATTTGATGGAAACTACTTCTGGCCCGATTACAAGAAGCGTAAAACGCTGGGTCGTATCAAGCGATGAAAGCGGAGAACCATGGGTTGCAACGAAGCCGGGCTTGCGCGATTCTACGAAGTGGTGAGTCCATCGTCCCGGCTCGCTGAACCCCGCCGTTATGCCACATGAAGCCTGAAAATACATTTCCATTCGGCATCGACTACGGTTGGATCGCGACTGACGCCAGTGGGCATCTTGCTGTATTTACAAATGCGGGTGAGGGGCCGATTCCCCGCTCCGCAATCATGGGTGACTATGCCTCAACATCTAACGTGGAACGACTCGTCAGAGAGCTTCCAGAGCACTGCGACGCGAAAATGCTCGTTGAAATGCCGATAACCGATTCGTTCGTGGGATTTGGCAAACGAGGGTTATATGCTTATGATTGGGGCGCAGCTTGGGATCGGGAACAGGAGTCTGGGTACGGACTTGTGTGCGTACCTTCAAGTCCGCTGTCAGTAGAAGACCTTAGGTCACCACTTGCGGCATGCGCCTTGGCGACTCTGATGCCAGATACAAAGTTTGGAGGCGACATTTTGGTCAACCCTGTGCGGCACCTTGATTGTGTTGAGCCGTGAGTTAGGCTTTCGCGAGAAGTGGCATAACCAAGCCATGCACCGGAGTGGCGGTGGCCAGCGGACTTGAAATGGAAACTTTAATCCCGCCACCCGGTGATGGCGGTCGTTATCGCACTGAACTAGAACACGCGGTTGTTTTGAACGAACGTTAGCTTCGGTCGCGCGGATTTGAGTTTTTGCTTCTAACCGTAACTTAACTGCTCGACTCAGCTTGATTGATTGACTGGAATGCAATTCCTCCGACACAATTGATTCACTTTGGTCACGTTGATCGTCGCGAAAACAACACTTGGTCCTCGGGGCAATCCGTCACCGACATGGCCGAAGGCTGCACGAACAAATGATCTGGCCGCACAAACAACCGTCACTGCAACCCAATCCGTCGCCAACACAACACATACATTTGCGCCGCGATCGTGTTGATTGCACGCGGCAAGACGGCACGCCATGGGTTCGGCGATTCGCTTGATGCGCGGTCAGCAGCGCGGTAAGATGCGCTCATCGGTGACCGCACGTTGGAGGTCACGTTTTCGCCGCTGCAAATTTGGCGATAACCACGCCATGCACACGGAGCACGGCTTGCGAGGTTTTACAAATGGATGCCAAACTCTCCGTGCCCGGTGATGGCAACCGTTCTGCCACTGAACCATCGTGTCGATTACTTGGCATCTCCCTCATGTTCATCAATCCAATGTGGGATCACGAATCCCAGCGAATCGGCAAACAGAGGTGCACGCCGAACGGATACACGCTTCATGGCATTTCAGATTTGATTGGCTTCATCGCGATCATCTGTCTGTTTGGCATTCCATTCTATCTCGTGTACGCAGGCATTCGCGGTCACTTCACATGGGGCATGCTCTGGCTGCTTGCAGTACCATTCGTAATCGCAATCGTTGGCAACATCATGCACAGCTACTCGTGGCATTTGGCTAAGAAACGACAATTCAAATACGACTACGAAAAATGCGTTTCTACGTGGGTCGACGAATCGGGCAATCAACAGTCCTACAAATACGGTGTCGATGCGGGCAAATCCGATCACTCTGACGTGAAATGAATGTCGGTCAAACGTCACGCGTAATCGTGGCAGAACAATCCAATGCACCCGAGCGGCGAAGTCGGGCGTTTTCAAATGGACAATCTCTCGTCGCCGCCGGGTGATTGGTGACGTTATCGGACTGACTCCTCAGCTGCTCCGCGTGTTTGCTTGCACAAACGAGTGCTGCAACGCTTGGTTTTTGGTGCGTCTTTCGGCTCTTGCGTTAGTTGCTCGCCGATTCAAACGCCTTAATCCTCCGTTGGCGATTGCCACACCCCACGCCGCTCGCAACCCTCGATGTTGCTCGCTGTTGTCGTTTGCTGATCCAACGACGACGTTTTCCATTCTTCGTTTAACGTCTGCAAGCACCGTCGGATGACAATGCACGTTTACTTGCCGACCCGGTTAACGCCCGATTGCTTGCCGCGTGAACCAGCGCCCGCTAAACTGTGGCGGCGTGGCAACCGCTGCCCGATGCTCGAGCAATGCCCGTTCGTAAATGCCGATAACCAACACATGCACCGGAGTGGCGGTGGTCACGTTTCTTTGGAATCACGTCAATCGCCGCCACCCGGTGATGTGAACCGTTCTCTGACCATTGCGATGGCTTCCAGGACGGACCGGGGCTAAACGATGCGCTTGCATTGGCGGCTTCAACACACGAACTTTGTTGAAGCAGAAGGAACTAAACGACGCGCTCGACAGCACGGATTCTCCGATGAAACTTGATTGATGATGCTTTTAATGAACCGCTTCCAGTACGACGGGAGCTAAACGATGCGCTCGGCAAAACAGATTCTCCGATGAAACTTGCTTGATGATGCCTTTTGTAAACCGCTTCCAGTGCAACGGTAGCTAAACGATGCGCTAGCAGATGGACTCGTAAAATCCCAATGTTATCGACTCTAGGTATTTAACCCCGGAAATAGAAGCAGAAATCGGTTATACTCCAAACTTGGGTACACTGGGTTCGTCAGAGAACCATGCGTTCAACCAAAGCCGCCGAGCTTGTCCAACTTACTAAACTGCGTTACCCGGCGGCTTGGTTAACGCTCACGTTATCGGACTGACTCCGCAGATGTTCCGCGTGTTTGCTTGCACAAACGATTGCTGCAACGCTTGGTTTTAGGTGCGTCTTTTGGCTCTTGCGTTAGTTGCTCGCCGATTCAAACGCCTTAATCCTTCGTTGGCGATTTGCAGAGCCCACGCCGCTCGCATTCCTTGATAGTGTTCACTGTTGTCGTTTGCTGAACCAGCGTGAACGTTTTCGATCCTTCGTTTACCGTCTGCTGGGCCCGTTGGATGCAATGCCCGTTTACTTGCCGACCCGATCAACGCCCAATTGCTTGCCGCCCGAACCAATGCCCGTTAAGCTGTGGCGACGTGGTCGTGACTGCCCGGCACTCGATCAACGCCCGTCCATAATACCGATAACCATGCCATCGCTTTACGCTTGCTTGTCAAGCGGCAGTGACGATTGGCGGCAAGCGAGCCGATGTTCAAGGACTCGGTTCAAGAAGCCCGGTGGATGGCTTTGGGATTTGCTTCAGGGGCGCAGCAACGATCGCCGGCACGCCGCGTCCGTTTGACCTCGATGAGGTGCCAGTAATTGCACCGGAGAGAGTGAATCGTTGGGTTTCACTGGATCATTCGAGGCTTTAGATTGGCTTTGGCGTTGTTGGGGCGGTGGTCACGCGTTCTTGAAGTCACGTCAATCGCCTCCACCCGGGTGAACGCCGTGGGGTGATGGCGGGCTGACCGTTTCTAATGGCGACCTAGCTTGACTCTCAGTCGGTCGAGACCTATCTACTGCTATTCGGGTGTAATTCATTGGTGCGTCGCAAGCTGACCGCTCCTTCGCAGCGGCTTCCATTCGCATTTTTTGCGTCCAAACACGTAGCTCAGGAGCCACGGCTGTTTCCAATTGTGTCGCTTGCTCAAGAACACCCTGATGCTTCAGACGGCGTCGCTGGACGGCCTAAATTTCGCACCATCTCGCGCTACATCTACGTGACGGTGGCACTGTAGCCACCGTTGTTACCTTTCTTCCAACTCTTTGGAGACGTTTATGTCGCATGTGGTGCAAATTAAGACTCAGGTTCGGGACGCTGCGGCGGTTCGGGCTGGTTGCTCTCGACTGGGGCTCGATGCGCCGGTTGAGGGCGAAGTGAAGTTGTTCAGTGAGACCGTGAACGGGCTCGCTGTTCGATTGAAAGACTGGCGGTACCCGGTTGTGTTTGATCTCACGACGGGTGAGTCCAAATTCGACAACTACCAGGGCCGATGGGGCCGGCAGGGTCGCTTGGACGAGTTCCTACAGGCCTATGCGGTTGAGAAAACAAAGATCGAAGCTCGCCGCAAAGGCTATTCGGTGGCCGAACATCGTCTTGCCGATGGTTCCATCAAAGTATCGTTGACCGTCGGAGGTGCGTCTTGAAGACCATCGACGTGGTCGTCTCGCCCGTGGGTGCTACTCGCGTCGAGACGAATGGATTCACCGGCGATCAATGCCGGCAAGCCAGTGCGTTCCTGGAACAGGCCCTCGGGCTGGCTCAGAACGAACGACTTAAGGCGGACTTCTACAAAACCGAAGTCCGCGATCAACAACAAGCCCGGCAGTCGTCTTAGCACGCTGACCGGGCTTTTCTTTTGGGTTCACCACACTTTGTCCGAGGAGGACACACACAATGAAACTAATACAACGAATGAACGAACTGATCCGAGCCTGTTTTGCCGGTATCTGGATCCAGTCGCACGAACACCTCGACGCCATCGCCGAACTGTCATCGATGTGCCGTGACGAAGATTGGCGGTTGGCGGTTTGGGACGTCGACCAAGGACTGCGGCACCCCAACGGATCGGCGATCGATGTTGAGGTCGCCGATCCGTTGGCGGCGGTCCGTGCGGTGTCGTCGATGGCAGCGGACGATACGCCGTCGTTGCTGGTGCTGCCCAACTTCCACCGCTTCATCGGTTCGGCCGAGATCGTGCAAGCGATCAGTCGAGCAGTGAACGAAGGCAAACAGCATCGCACGTTTGTCGTGATCCTGAGTCCGGTGATTCAGGTACCGGTGGAACTTGAAAAGCTGTTCATCGTGATCGAGCACCCGATGCCCGACCGCGAACAGCTCTCTCGAATCGCTGCCGGGATCGCAACGGAAACGAACGAGATGCCGACGGGCCGCGAACTGGATGACGTCCTCGATGCAGCAGCGGGACTGTCCCGTTATGAAGCCGAAGGTGCGTTTAGTTTGTCGCTGGTTCGTGATGGTCGTCTGACGCCTGATTCGATCTGGGAACTGAAGACCCAAGCGGTGAAAAAGTCGGGACTGCTGAGCCTGCACCGTGGTGGTCAAAACTTCGGTGCCATCGGCGGCCTTGATACACTCAAAGCGTTCACGCGGCGAGCACTCGTTCATCGCGGCCGATCTGGTATTCAGCCTCGCCCCCGCGGAGTGATGTTGCTGTCACCGCCCGGTTGTGGCAAGAGCGAGTTTTGCAAATGCGTGGGCGTTGAAGTCGGCCGTCCGGTATTGATTCTGGACGTCGGCAGCTTGATGGGTTCGCTCGTCGGTCAGTCCGAAGAGCGGACTCGTCAGGCACTCGCTATCGTTGACGCCATGGCACCCTGTGTGCTTATGATCGATGAAGTCGAGAAGGCGTTTGCGGGTGCCAGCGGCGGCGGCAACGACAGCGGCGTGTCGTCACGGATGTTCGGCACGTTCTTGTCGTGGCTCAATGATCACGACTCGGACGTGTTCGTGGTTTGCACGGCCAACGACGTGGCGAAGTTACCGCCTGAGTTCAGTCGAGCCGAACGATTCGACGGTGTGTTCTTTGTCGATCTGCCGGGCCGGACGCAGAAGGACGAGATCTGGCGTCTGTATGTCGATCGGTTTGGATTGGATGCAAGTGATCCCAAGCCGAGTGACGACCAGTGGACCGGTGCCGAGATCAAGTCGTGTTGCCGATTGGCCTCACTGCTGGATGTCTCGTTGGTTCAGGCTGCTGAGAACGTCGTGCCAGTCGCGGTGACTTCATCCGAGTCGGTCGAACGCTTGCGGCGTTGGGCAGATGGTCGATGTCTGTCAGCTGAACAGCCCGGCGTCTATCGGTCGGCTACCAAAGCGACACGCCGACGCGGTGTGTCGACGAAGCCGTCGATCAACTGACAGCTCTTAAGCGTTGCGAAAGCCACTTGCTTAGGCCTGTGCCTGAGCTTTGGCACGACATGCAATTGCTTCATCGTTATCACCCGCAAGCCCGGTCGCTGTCAAAGCTACCGGGCTCACTTCGTAATAGGAGCAACCTCTTTGACACCTTTACTTTTCGTTTGCTTGACGCTTTCGTTTTCGCTGGCTGTTTCCTCACTGATGGTGTGGCAGTTGCGGCGGCAGCGACGTGGACTGCAAACGCTGATTCAAAAACTTGTACGGAAGGAGTTTCATCGTGACGGCGAAGACGCCCACGCTACTGATCGCGATCGGTAGCCTGATCGTGATCGGTTGTGGCCCAAGCGGCCGAGACCTGAGCGACCAACAGTGGCTCGAAATGCAGAGCGACATGCAGCAAGAACGAGCCGAGGTTGGTCAACAGCGGGACCAACTCGAAACGGATCGTCGCGAGT
Protein-coding sequences here:
- a CDS encoding DUF2997 domain-containing protein, whose protein sequence is MKTIDVVVSPVGATRVETNGFTGDQCRQASAFLEQALGLAQNERLKADFYKTEVRDQQQARQSS
- a CDS encoding AAA family ATPase; its protein translation is MKLIQRMNELIRACFAGIWIQSHEHLDAIAELSSMCRDEDWRLAVWDVDQGLRHPNGSAIDVEVADPLAAVRAVSSMAADDTPSLLVLPNFHRFIGSAEIVQAISRAVNEGKQHRTFVVILSPVIQVPVELEKLFIVIEHPMPDREQLSRIAAGIATETNEMPTGRELDDVLDAAAGLSRYEAEGAFSLSLVRDGRLTPDSIWELKTQAVKKSGLLSLHRGGQNFGAIGGLDTLKAFTRRALVHRGRSGIQPRPRGVMLLSPPGCGKSEFCKCVGVEVGRPVLILDVGSLMGSLVGQSEERTRQALAIVDAMAPCVLMIDEVEKAFAGASGGGNDSGVSSRMFGTFLSWLNDHDSDVFVVCTANDVAKLPPEFSRAERFDGVFFVDLPGRTQKDEIWRLYVDRFGLDASDPKPSDDQWTGAEIKSCCRLASLLDVSLVQAAENVVPVAVTSSESVERLRRWADGRCLSAEQPGVYRSATKATRRRGVSTKPSIN